In Leptodesmis sichuanensis A121, the following are encoded in one genomic region:
- a CDS encoding STAS domain-containing protein — MIAYHDNQAVLIQLSGQLDMETGKALSQTLTQLESPQGLWILDLSQVDFIDSAGLSALITGLHLANKRQSRLVLHRLKPSVKLVLEITRLDQVFEIIDTVTDLENTLNVTVETKALASVNPLAA; from the coding sequence ATGATTGCCTACCACGATAATCAAGCTGTTTTAATTCAACTATCCGGCCAGTTAGACATGGAAACGGGCAAAGCTTTAAGCCAAACATTGACTCAATTAGAATCACCCCAAGGGCTGTGGATTTTAGATCTATCCCAGGTTGATTTCATTGATAGTGCAGGGCTAAGCGCTCTGATTACCGGGCTACACTTGGCCAATAAGCGACAAAGTCGTTTAGTGCTGCATCGTCTTAAGCCTTCGGTGAAGCTGGTTCTTGAAATTACTCGTCTGGATCAGGTGTTTGAAATTATTGATACAGTCACTGATCTGGAGAATACGTTGAACGTCACAGTTGAAACTAAGGCATTAGCTTCTGTTAACCCTCTGGCTGCTTGA
- a CDS encoding DedA family protein, whose translation MSLDFISTETIEEFAQHYGYWAVFLGILLENIGIPIPGETVTLAGGFLAGNDQLSYWLVLGNAVLGATLGGNVGYWVGRYGGWPLLLGIGRLVRIEETRLVALRDQFSENATKAVFLGRFVALLRIFASPLAGIAQMPYLKFLLYNTLGALAWAVVMVSLSYFAGQFIPLDKLVAWASQFALLTLLIVLAWLIIPFWLESRKAKQEGIVANPPEDSTAGS comes from the coding sequence ATGTCGTTGGATTTTATATCAACAGAGACAATTGAGGAATTCGCGCAGCATTATGGCTACTGGGCTGTCTTTCTGGGAATTCTGCTAGAAAACATTGGCATCCCAATTCCAGGAGAAACCGTAACTCTGGCTGGGGGATTTTTAGCTGGCAATGACCAATTAAGTTATTGGTTAGTTTTGGGAAATGCAGTATTAGGGGCCACCCTAGGGGGCAATGTGGGCTACTGGGTAGGACGATATGGAGGATGGCCTTTGCTGCTAGGGATCGGTCGCCTGGTTCGCATAGAGGAAACCCGGTTAGTCGCTTTACGAGATCAATTCAGTGAAAATGCGACTAAAGCGGTATTTCTTGGTCGCTTTGTGGCTCTACTAAGGATTTTTGCCAGTCCGCTTGCTGGAATTGCCCAAATGCCTTACCTGAAGTTCTTGCTCTACAACACGCTGGGGGCCTTAGCCTGGGCTGTTGTCATGGTTAGTTTGTCTTACTTTGCTGGACAATTTATTCCTCTAGATAAGCTCGTTGCCTGGGCTAGCCAATTTGCACTGCTAACCTTACTGATTGTACTGGCCTGGTTAATTATTCCTTTCTGGCTAGAATCTCGTAAAGCTAAGCAGGAAGGGATCGTTGCCAATCCTCCGGAGGACAGCACGGCAGGAAGCTGA
- a CDS encoding DUF4335 domain-containing protein: MRRYTPPTCTLAIMAENSPLSRWAGQTVVKNLHFQLSLDDPKLAEDKQVTVKGDRTQLEALYEAVTTYVQNLLEQPASTLIVNPPPLESNSSSLPLVDTLSPPLPTATHEMGIGLYSKGLLNHELVLGSLATQESGPTLNLSTLQLFDLANALDEYATDILNLPTLRSSEKFGLSRNWAQIAAVALLAVGLSTSAIKLLDGSLKQSTQAPVSSEGASSADQRIATQLPPAVVDQATPPVLSADRLPPPPPAGSLVPNQPGAPTLPKTVAPSPSPGKLPGGTIAANPVPVPGRPTIVGQPVEPITGAVAGKPQSSQSIAIAPAPSVADSASRNTSESSVQQARRGALLKEPSDNAPPGTAFDTIPQVAEARDYFKQHWKPVEGLTQTLEYSLLINANGTIQSITPLKQASGDYIDRTGMPLIGDPFVSPIKDGKNAKIRLVLEPDGQVQTFLEGF; the protein is encoded by the coding sequence TTGCGACGATATACCCCCCCCACCTGTACGCTGGCGATCATGGCGGAAAACTCGCCCTTATCTCGCTGGGCAGGTCAGACTGTGGTGAAAAATCTGCATTTCCAACTGAGTTTGGACGATCCCAAACTGGCGGAAGATAAGCAAGTAACCGTGAAGGGCGATCGTACTCAACTAGAAGCCCTCTATGAAGCCGTGACAACTTATGTCCAGAATCTGTTGGAGCAACCAGCCAGCACCCTGATTGTCAATCCCCCACCCCTAGAAAGTAACTCCTCCAGTCTGCCCCTGGTAGATACCCTTTCTCCCCCCCTCCCCACAGCAACTCATGAGATGGGCATTGGCCTGTACTCCAAAGGACTGTTAAATCATGAATTGGTTTTGGGAAGTTTGGCTACACAGGAATCTGGACCGACATTGAACTTGAGTACCCTGCAATTATTTGACCTGGCCAATGCGCTGGATGAGTATGCAACAGACATTTTAAATCTTCCCACTCTACGAAGCTCTGAGAAATTTGGGCTTTCCAGGAATTGGGCACAAATTGCTGCCGTAGCGCTGCTTGCGGTTGGGTTATCGACATCAGCCATTAAATTACTGGATGGATCACTCAAGCAATCCACTCAAGCTCCTGTTTCTAGCGAGGGAGCCAGTAGTGCTGATCAAAGGATCGCAACTCAGCTTCCCCCAGCAGTGGTAGATCAAGCCACTCCTCCTGTATTGTCCGCCGATCGCCTACCTCCCCCTCCCCCAGCCGGATCACTGGTACCCAATCAACCCGGAGCGCCTACTCTACCCAAGACCGTTGCTCCCAGTCCCAGTCCTGGCAAGTTGCCTGGTGGCACGATCGCGGCCAATCCGGTTCCGGTTCCTGGTCGTCCCACGATCGTTGGTCAGCCAGTGGAACCCATTACCGGGGCAGTAGCCGGAAAACCTCAATCTTCTCAGTCTATTGCGATCGCCCCTGCCCCCTCTGTAGCAGATTCTGCATCCCGGAATACCTCCGAAAGCAGTGTTCAGCAAGCTCGCCGGGGAGCCTTACTAAAAGAGCCGAGCGACAACGCTCCGCCAGGGACAGCCTTTGATACGATTCCACAAGTCGCTGAAGCCAGAGATTACTTCAAGCAACACTGGAAACCTGTGGAAGGGCTGACTCAAACTCTGGAATACAGTCTGCTGATTAATGCGAATGGCACGATTCAAAGCATTACGCCCTTAAAACAAGCATCGGGAGATTATATCGATCGTACCGGGATGCCCTTGATAGGCGATCCCTTTGTTTCTCCCATCAAAGATGGAAAAAACGCAAAAATCCGCCTGGTACTGGAGCCAGACGGTCAGGTTCAGACTTTTTTAGAAGGGTTTTAG
- a CDS encoding DUF3038 domain-containing protein: protein MGKQVKYSKNEVGLYLRLGDAEDLANFAWRTGNNLSTAESCINTGNRSACFAFFAYSEAMPSTAKPPSPLSQMALPLTTAPDPTQLDNIKAQLDLVLLALEALAGIGSEAMLQAAADLGLENVVADRVALWRLRQSSPLRKGQGGRKKLDVEEARALVLICCHLAKNHQELIRRAVALLEQVAAENREPYQVSLLGDYLDAFSNTYQERMEDGETVSQNSLTNLALKLLIDLLFYSAPNGPRRLWLALLDRTQNKSEVSSEQ from the coding sequence GTGGGGAAGCAGGTCAAGTATTCTAAAAATGAGGTCGGCTTATATCTTAGATTAGGAGATGCCGAAGACCTGGCTAATTTTGCCTGGAGAACAGGAAACAACTTGTCTACCGCTGAGTCTTGTATCAATACAGGTAACCGCTCTGCCTGCTTTGCCTTTTTTGCCTATTCTGAAGCTATGCCATCCACCGCTAAACCGCCTTCTCCGCTATCCCAAATGGCTCTTCCTCTGACCACTGCGCCTGATCCCACGCAGTTGGACAACATTAAAGCCCAACTCGATCTGGTGTTGCTGGCTTTGGAAGCGCTAGCGGGAATTGGCTCAGAGGCCATGCTTCAGGCTGCAGCAGACCTCGGATTAGAGAATGTGGTTGCCGATCGCGTGGCCCTCTGGCGGTTGCGGCAGTCCAGTCCCTTACGCAAAGGGCAAGGAGGACGAAAGAAACTGGATGTCGAAGAAGCTCGCGCCCTAGTTTTGATTTGCTGCCATTTGGCAAAAAATCACCAGGAACTGATTCGTCGGGCTGTTGCGTTATTGGAGCAAGTCGCCGCAGAGAATCGGGAACCGTATCAAGTTTCTCTGTTAGGAGATTATTTAGATGCCTTCAGTAATACCTACCAGGAGCGGATGGAGGATGGAGAAACCGTCTCCCAAAATTCCTTAACTAACCTGGCCCTGAAACTCTTGATTGATCTTCTGTTTTACAGCGCACCCAACGGCCCCCGTCGCTTGTGGTTAGCTTTGCTCGATCGCACTCAAAACAAATCGGAGGTGAGCAGTGAACAGTAA
- a CDS encoding diacylglycerol/polyprenol kinase family protein — MTLPLWFESPFPLWVQLTVVGIWLGSVGFLAEYLSRSHRSSPEIVRKVVHIGVGNVILLAWWLQIPTWLGVAASILFSAIAYLSYHLPILSSINGVGRKSLGTFFYAVSFGVLIAWFWPMEQPYYAVLGILIMTWGDGLAALVGQRFGRHPYSLWGMKKSWEGSLAMALISYIISSLILFSVQGAIWQTWVVSFAIALAATGLEAFSKYGIDNLTVPLGSATLAFLLVSWLA; from the coding sequence ATGACTTTACCCCTTTGGTTCGAAAGTCCTTTTCCCCTTTGGGTACAGCTAACGGTGGTAGGTATCTGGTTGGGAAGTGTGGGTTTTCTCGCCGAGTATTTATCGCGATCGCACCGATCCAGCCCGGAAATCGTCCGTAAGGTGGTTCACATTGGGGTCGGGAATGTGATCCTGTTAGCGTGGTGGCTGCAAATTCCGACCTGGTTGGGGGTGGCTGCATCGATCCTGTTCAGCGCGATCGCCTACCTGTCCTACCATCTGCCGATCCTATCCAGCATTAATGGAGTCGGACGCAAAAGCCTGGGCACTTTTTTTTATGCCGTCAGCTTTGGGGTTTTAATTGCCTGGTTCTGGCCGATGGAGCAGCCTTACTATGCGGTTTTAGGGATCTTAATCATGACCTGGGGAGATGGATTAGCGGCTCTTGTAGGTCAGCGGTTTGGTCGGCATCCCTACAGCCTTTGGGGCATGAAGAAAAGTTGGGAAGGCTCCCTGGCTATGGCTCTGATCAGCTATATCATTAGTAGTCTAATCTTGTTCAGTGTACAGGGTGCCATCTGGCAGACCTGGGTGGTTTCTTTCGCGATCGCCTTGGCCGCCACTGGCTTAGAAGCCTTTTCAAAATATGGGATTGATAACTTGACGGTTCCTTTAGGCAGCGCTACTCTAGCTTTTTTATTGGTTTCCTGGCTGGCGTAG
- a CDS encoding MarC family protein: MEAFLSQVAGTLVTLFPIANPIGAVPIFYTLTEGDTPKFRRKQALSTAINVALILCAFFVLGQFILSFFGITLGVLQIAGGLIVSHTAWEMVAVRQRLTDREHQEAMAMEDISFTPMAMPLVSGPGAIGVVIGMAAHSRGWPKEVGVVLGIVLLSLLLYFLLALGEPMVKRLGRNGLGVLNRVLGFFVLAIGVQLIVHGIFDLLRQNAPSLLK; encoded by the coding sequence ATGGAAGCTTTTCTGTCGCAAGTTGCCGGAACCCTGGTCACTCTGTTCCCCATTGCTAATCCCATTGGGGCTGTCCCAATTTTCTATACTTTAACTGAAGGTGACACGCCCAAATTCCGACGCAAACAAGCTCTGTCTACGGCCATCAATGTTGCTTTAATTCTATGTGCTTTTTTTGTGCTGGGTCAGTTCATTTTGAGTTTTTTCGGCATTACATTGGGAGTGCTGCAAATCGCCGGAGGATTGATCGTTAGCCACACGGCTTGGGAGATGGTGGCAGTCCGGCAGCGGCTGACCGATCGCGAACACCAGGAAGCAATGGCAATGGAGGATATTTCGTTTACGCCAATGGCCATGCCGTTAGTCAGTGGGCCAGGAGCAATCGGTGTGGTGATTGGCATGGCGGCTCATTCGCGCGGGTGGCCCAAGGAGGTGGGGGTTGTGTTGGGAATTGTATTACTGTCCCTGCTCCTCTACTTTCTGCTGGCTTTAGGAGAACCGATGGTCAAACGGTTAGGTCGTAATGGTCTGGGCGTTTTGAATCGAGTATTGGGATTTTTTGTACTGGCGATCGGCGTGCAACTGATTGTGCACGGCATATTTGATTTGCTCCGACAAAATGCACCCAGTCTCTTGAAATAA
- a CDS encoding peptide ligase PGM1-related protein codes for MDKPCAASPEAVEQFHQLQQQLRNLWRSVETLDISDVDIVVIPSLSLDQRELQKIAGFHHYEERLLFSLIRLRNPRTRLVYITSQPLHPGIVDYYLQLLPGIPFSHARDRLLLLSTYDSSLSPLSQKILDRPRLIERIRQAVRPNRSFMICYNSTNAERELSIRTGIPLYALDPDLLIWGTKGGSRQIFAEAEVPHPDGSESVWSVSDLAIAAAELWERQPHLKRMVVKLNEGFSGEGNALLDLRSIREVAPGKSSHQARVDALREHFHCLQFESKGETWEKFSSRIPELGAIVEAFLEGDKRSPSVQGRITPLGEVEILSTHDQILGGPSGQIYLGCRFPADAAYRLQLQELGMRVGRCLAEKGVIERFGVDFVAVHQPNQDDKPEWDMQAIEINLRKGGTTHPFMTLKFLTNGRYDASSGLFYSQQGRPKYYIATDNLQKDHYRGLLPNDLMDIIAHHQLHFDTGTETGTVFHLMGCLSEFGKVGLTSIGNSSQQAEDIYNKLVNAMDEETRSPESFSEESMRLPMLWSGGY; via the coding sequence ATGGACAAACCCTGTGCTGCTTCTCCAGAAGCGGTGGAGCAATTTCATCAGCTTCAGCAACAACTGCGGAATCTCTGGCGTTCGGTTGAAACCCTGGATATCAGCGATGTGGATATTGTGGTCATCCCTTCCCTGAGTTTAGACCAGCGAGAACTGCAGAAAATTGCAGGCTTTCACCATTATGAAGAACGTTTGCTGTTCTCCCTGATTCGATTGCGTAACCCCCGCACTCGTCTGGTTTACATCACATCCCAACCGCTGCACCCCGGCATCGTGGATTATTACCTGCAGCTGTTACCGGGGATTCCCTTTTCCCATGCCCGCGATCGCCTGCTCCTGCTCTCCACCTACGATTCGTCCTTAAGTCCTCTGAGCCAGAAAATTCTCGATCGGCCTCGCCTAATTGAACGGATCCGGCAGGCAGTACGCCCGAATCGCTCGTTTATGATCTGCTACAACTCGACCAATGCCGAGCGGGAGTTGTCGATCAGAACGGGAATTCCGCTATATGCATTGGATCCCGATTTGTTGATTTGGGGAACCAAGGGGGGGAGCCGACAAATTTTTGCCGAAGCTGAAGTGCCTCATCCTGATGGCAGCGAGTCCGTTTGGAGTGTGAGCGATTTAGCGATCGCGGCGGCAGAGTTATGGGAACGGCAACCCCACCTGAAGCGGATGGTGGTCAAACTCAATGAAGGCTTTTCGGGCGAAGGCAATGCCTTGCTGGACTTGCGCTCGATTCGAGAAGTGGCTCCCGGAAAAAGTTCGCATCAGGCGCGAGTGGATGCCTTGAGGGAGCATTTCCATTGTCTGCAATTTGAGTCGAAGGGAGAAACCTGGGAGAAGTTTAGCAGTCGCATTCCTGAACTGGGCGCGATCGTGGAAGCATTTCTGGAAGGAGACAAGCGATCGCCCAGTGTGCAGGGCCGCATTACTCCTTTGGGAGAAGTCGAAATTCTATCCACCCACGACCAGATTTTGGGCGGCCCCAGTGGCCAGATTTATCTGGGCTGTCGCTTTCCTGCCGATGCAGCCTACCGGCTGCAGTTACAGGAGTTAGGCATGAGGGTGGGACGCTGTTTGGCGGAGAAAGGGGTGATCGAACGATTTGGGGTGGATTTTGTTGCGGTGCATCAACCCAATCAGGATGATAAACCGGAATGGGATATGCAGGCGATTGAGATCAACCTGCGTAAGGGTGGCACCACTCATCCCTTTATGACCCTGAAATTCCTTACCAATGGCCGCTATGACGCATCCAGTGGCCTGTTTTATAGCCAGCAGGGACGACCCAAGTACTACATTGCCACTGACAACTTGCAGAAAGACCACTATCGCGGGTTACTACCCAATGATTTGATGGATATCATTGCCCATCACCAACTGCATTTTGATACGGGTACTGAAACGGGCACTGTGTTCCATCTGATGGGCTGCCTGTCTGAATTCGGCAAGGTCGGATTAACCAGCATCGGCAATTCTTCCCAACAGGCAGAAGATATCTACAACAAGCTGGTGAATGCGATGGATGAGGAAACCCGATCGCCAGAATCATTTTCTGAGGAAAGTATGCGGTTGCCCATGTTATGGAGTGGTGGTTATTAG
- a CDS encoding Npun_F0494 family protein → MTAPPLPSVSPSIRYPQKTVLRAERAMRCAPFRLQLYKAMVWHSVPLMAIVNAAGIQNQYTRKALSEFAVENELLWLIRVGVLRREVDGQGLTDSFRVTPLGRQIIDQWQQGLSSELVAPSLSDRFSNALSRWLGITL, encoded by the coding sequence ATGACTGCACCCCCCCTGCCCAGTGTCTCTCCATCCATTCGGTATCCTCAAAAGACGGTATTGCGAGCAGAACGAGCCATGCGGTGCGCTCCTTTCCGTTTGCAGCTCTATAAAGCGATGGTGTGGCACAGTGTTCCCTTAATGGCGATCGTCAATGCGGCAGGCATACAAAATCAATACACCCGCAAAGCGCTTTCAGAATTTGCAGTGGAAAATGAACTACTTTGGCTGATCCGGGTGGGCGTGCTGCGAAGAGAAGTAGATGGACAGGGGTTAACAGACAGTTTCAGAGTAACTCCCTTGGGTCGCCAAATCATTGACCAGTGGCAGCAGGGTCTTTCATCAGAACTTGTTGCCCCTAGTTTGAGCGATCGTTTTTCTAATGCCTTGAGCCGTTGGTTGGGAATTACCCTCTAA
- the cobQ gene encoding cobyric acid synthase CobQ, with protein sequence MKAMMVVGTTSHAGKSLLATAICRILSRKGWRVAPFKGQNMALNAYVTGNGGEIGHAQAVQAWAAGILPTVEMNPILLKPQGDMTSLVILKGKAVGRISAADYYEQFFEPGWQAIVESLNRLSEDYDMLVCEGAGSPAEVNLKHRDLTNMRVAKHLNAPTMLVVDIDRGGAFAHVVGTLELLEPEERALIKGIVINKFRGQRSLLQSGIEWLEARTGIPVVGVIPWLDQAFPAEDSLSLMEPRASNSTSDINIAVIRLPRISNFTDFDPLEAEPTVSVKYISPKPPLGHPDAVIIPGSKTTIPDLIVLHRTGMAEEIQNYIAAGGTVLGICGGFQMLGKILADPEGIEGQEGRYKGLGLFPIRTVIAGQRVARQRTVTSNFPQEGLPVTGYEIHQGRSRLLEDATGTNFLFDDPNLGLVDTGQSVWGTYLHGIFDNGPWRRAWLNRLRQQRGLKSLPTGVSNYREQREMMLDTLADLVEPHLNLAPFLPPEES encoded by the coding sequence ATGAAAGCCATGATGGTGGTGGGGACAACGTCCCATGCAGGTAAATCATTACTCGCAACAGCAATCTGCCGCATTCTCAGTCGTAAAGGGTGGCGGGTTGCCCCTTTCAAAGGACAGAACATGGCCCTGAATGCTTATGTCACCGGTAACGGCGGTGAAATTGGCCATGCTCAAGCCGTGCAAGCCTGGGCCGCAGGGATTTTGCCAACGGTGGAAATGAACCCAATTCTGCTCAAACCCCAGGGGGATATGACATCGCTGGTAATTCTGAAAGGGAAAGCCGTTGGACGAATCAGTGCCGCGGATTATTATGAGCAGTTTTTTGAACCGGGCTGGCAGGCCATTGTCGAGTCGCTCAATCGCCTGTCAGAGGATTATGACATGCTGGTCTGTGAGGGGGCAGGCAGTCCGGCGGAAGTGAATCTCAAACACCGCGATTTGACCAATATGCGGGTGGCCAAACATTTGAATGCCCCGACGATGCTGGTTGTAGATATCGATCGCGGGGGAGCCTTTGCCCATGTAGTTGGTACTCTGGAGTTGCTGGAACCAGAGGAACGGGCACTGATTAAGGGCATTGTGATTAACAAATTCCGGGGACAGCGATCGCTGTTACAGTCCGGCATTGAGTGGCTGGAAGCCCGCACAGGCATTCCTGTCGTAGGTGTCATTCCCTGGCTGGATCAGGCATTTCCAGCAGAGGATTCCTTAAGCTTGATGGAACCGCGAGCAAGCAACTCCACCAGCGATATCAACATCGCTGTCATCCGGTTGCCACGCATCTCTAACTTCACCGACTTTGACCCCCTGGAAGCAGAACCCACTGTGTCCGTGAAATACATCAGCCCCAAGCCGCCACTCGGTCATCCTGATGCCGTCATTATTCCGGGTTCCAAAACCACCATTCCCGACCTGATCGTGTTGCATCGCACCGGCATGGCCGAAGAAATCCAGAACTATATCGCGGCTGGGGGAACGGTTTTAGGCATTTGTGGTGGTTTTCAAATGTTAGGCAAGATTCTCGCTGACCCAGAAGGTATCGAAGGTCAGGAAGGCCGCTACAAAGGGCTGGGGCTGTTTCCCATCAGAACCGTGATTGCAGGGCAGCGGGTGGCACGGCAACGCACTGTCACCTCCAATTTCCCGCAAGAGGGTTTGCCAGTCACTGGGTACGAAATCCATCAAGGCCGTTCTCGCTTACTAGAAGATGCCACTGGCACTAATTTCCTGTTTGATGATCCCAACCTGGGTCTGGTGGATACCGGGCAATCGGTATGGGGCACCTATCTGCATGGCATTTTTGATAATGGCCCCTGGCGACGAGCCTGGTTAAACCGTTTGCGGCAACAACGCGGACTCAAATCCCTCCCAACGGGGGTATCTAATTACCGGGAACAACGCGAAATGATGCTGGATACGCTGGCCGATTTGGTAGAACCTCACCTTAATCTGGCTCCCTTCTTGCCACCGGAGGAGTCATAA